A part of Primulina eburnea isolate SZY01 chromosome 10, ASM2296580v1, whole genome shotgun sequence genomic DNA contains:
- the LOC140803059 gene encoding GATA transcription factor 5 — protein MANCVQEALKSGVGVESADDFWGGTNCVDDFFVDQLLDFSNGFTESGQSEGQEEMEKDKKNASCVSQEKLESSAVSSEDDFGPLPSVPAEGLESLEWLSHFVEDSFSDYPVAGKLPLYPVASLSKPAVAVQEQLCFTRPVQTKARTKRGRTGVRVWPVLSPSLTESSTSSTSSTSSMTSFPPRNPWEVTVEPFLGDSLVKKHKRKLATIINGGAAGAAQPRRCSHCDVTKTPQWRAGPMGSKTLCNACGVRFKSGRLLPEYRPACSPTFSLELHSNNHRKVLEMRRKNESEIEGSGVASPVRSF, from the exons ATGGCGAACTGTGTGCAAGAGGCTTTGAAGAGCGGGGTTGGGGTGGAGTCTGCTGACGACTTCTGGGGTGGGACTAACTGCGTGGATGACTTCTTTGTTGACCAACTTTTGGATTTCTCCAATGGCTTCACGGAATCAGGACAATCGGAGGGACAGGAGGAGATGGAAAAGGATAAGAAAAATGCCAGTTGCGTTTCACAGGAGAAGCTAGAAAGCTCAGCTGTTTCCTCAGAAGACGATTTTGGGCCTCTGCCTAGCGTTCCG GCGGAAGGTTTGGAGAGTTTAGAATGGTTATCCCATTTCGTTGAGGACTCATTCTCTGATTACCCTGTTGCCGGGAAATTGCCACTCTATCCGGTGGCAAGCCTGTCCAAACCGGCGGTTGCGGTCCAGGAGCAGCTCTGTTTCACCAGGCCGGTTCAAACAAAGGCCAGAACAAAGAGGGGCAGGACCGGGGTGCGCGTTTGGCCGGTTTTGTCCCCCTCACTGACAGAATCATCAACTTCTTCCACCTCATCGACCTCCTCCATGACGTCGTTCCCACCCCGGAATCCATGGGAGGTAACCGTCGAGCCTTTTCTTGGAGATTCGCTCGTCAAGAAGCACAAAAGAAAACTGGCAACAATCATCAACGGTGGAGCTGCGGGTGCTGCTCAGCCGAGGAGATGCAGCCATTGCGACGTCACAAAGACCCCACAATGGCGGGCTGGTCCGATGGGGTCGAAGACGCTTTGTAATGCATGCGGTGTGAGATTCAAGTCGGGCCGGCTTCTACCAGAGTACCGACCTGCCTGCAGCCCGACTTTCTCGTTGGAGTTGCACTCCAATAACCACCGGAAAGTTTTGGAAATGCGGCGGAAGAACGAGTCGGAGATAGAAGGAAGCGGCGTGGCTTCGCCGGTTCGGAGTTTTTGA